The nucleotide window TACCGGCGACGGCACGCAGCCCGGCGACCCGGCCAGGGCCGCGGCCCTCATCCTCGCCGCGCTGGACGAGGAGAAGACTCCCCTGCGCCTGCCGCTCGGCGACGACGCCGTCGACGCCATCCTCGGCCACCTCGACGGCGTACGGGCGGACGTCACGACGTGGGAGAGCCGCGCGCGTGACACGCGGTTCGCGGACTGAGGGGGCTCACACCCGGTCGAACGGCTCGGGATAGGCGAACATGCCACGGACCCCGGGGTCGTACGCGGACAGCGCGCGTACCTGGAAGTGCGGCCGCCACTCCGGCACCGCCGGGACGATGCCGTACTCCTCGGCGAGCCGGAACCCGAACCGCTCGTAGTAGCGCGGGTCCCCGAGCAGCACGACCATCGGCTCGCCCAGCGCGTCCGCCGCGCCCAGCACCGTGTGCACGAGCGCGAGTCCCACGCCGCGCCGCTGGTGGCCGGGGTGCACGCTGAGCGGCCCGAGCGCGAGCACCGGCGCGGAGCCCACCCACCCGCGGCTGCACACGACATGGCCGACGACACCCGCGGCGTCCGCGACGAACGACAGGGCGGGCAGCCACGCGTCACCGGCGCGCAGCTCGGTGAGCAGGCGCGCCTCGGGCACCTCCCCACCGGACCGCGCGAACGCGGCGGCGGTCACGTCGTACACGGCCGCGACGTCCCCGGCCGTCTCACGCCTGATCAGCATGGCCCCACGCTGCCGAACCGGCGCCGCACGCGTCAACGCGTTATCTGGGATTCCAATATTTGAGACCAACTATCCCAATCTACGAGACGCAGGTAAGGTGATCACGAAAGGCAGGGTGATGATGATGCTCCGAGAATGGGACGCCGAGACGTACGACTCTCTCCCGTTGCCG belongs to Actinoallomurus bryophytorum and includes:
- a CDS encoding GNAT family N-acetyltransferase: MLIRRETAGDVAAVYDVTAAAFARSGGEVPEARLLTELRAGDAWLPALSFVADAAGVVGHVVCSRGWVGSAPVLALGPLSVHPGHQRRGVGLALVHTVLGAADALGEPMVVLLGDPRYYERFGFRLAEEYGIVPAVPEWRPHFQVRALSAYDPGVRGMFAYPEPFDRV